Proteins from a single region of Deltaproteobacteria bacterium:
- a CDS encoding DEAD/DEAH box helicase family protein: MNKRAKIPYTKGQLVWSPADPALGVGVITKIEAQRIWVRFVRLQEQRAYTTRGVEHVILHYEIGHGERVRTREGIECKVEKKIGVTPEGLHVYALEDGSEAVENELIPEIRDVGAKERLATLNLVHPQVVRARMQGLALSRFGKNAGDAAILGTRVQWLPHQVDVATRAIASDRIRLLLADEVGLGKTVEATLIYAGLRALNRANRVLILTPDALCIQWLGEIYRKAHELLVLLDEERIDDALQDFPDLSPFEAHQRIVASLDQVAADPKLMQQAAAASWDLVIIDEAHHLRWRPGGGGNPAYHLVESLSRQTQHLLLLTATPMALDPAEYHALLRLLDNTRFDNPEDFNATAKRIAIIREVGQALVKATSEQTALTKNIIKQAKELLADDTDDSAAFKKFLSLDATTALRADAAQDILGLLRERHAIADYVVRNRRGPVGGLPERHAETFALTATSVQDVLINVGESVMLELVQTIAEPRERYTNLGELLRALWATPRALADILQPISPELVNELLPYIKQVTESPRDEQGLPTGDARLRWLVEIIRQQDENEKLLVFVESSIAVRALRSALEPYCGNDIAVFHRGLAPRDQDRQVAWFRDHQGPPIMLSTEAGGEGRNFQFCHKVVLYDLPWRPATIEQRIGRVDRVGQMQDVRVLVPYFRGGYEAAILRVMQESIGVLDSTVGGIDHALEYVSDRIADLIITGSDASGWKALYNDTHKLVAESRERINNDIDPILDHASFSKDRVNTILALVPEDLEAQTEHFVQSYAGHSRLHVKPQGGQLFSIDGAPSAAGRDDYESGYVATFSRIYALDHEDVEFCSFGHPLLDQATQWATEAHDQSAALAICRGYAKEGAVFLWCFDLDLPDDVPESATFFHKRSFTLALDENGQRVPELEDLLTYSTRRLDRMDPAPLRSSSERWRRLVDGNHSIAEKMANDTVDKIVKRAATQAEEVLNHRERYLLRSQKREQAAVSAKSKNYQIIIERHEKERQTFAKEHQRLLTAVANARPHLVAAVAVRLLRSRDVSA, from the coding sequence ATGAATAAACGCGCGAAAATCCCTTATACCAAAGGGCAATTGGTTTGGTCACCTGCTGATCCGGCATTAGGTGTTGGAGTAATTACTAAAATTGAAGCTCAACGAATTTGGGTACGCTTCGTTCGTCTGCAAGAACAACGTGCTTATACCACTCGTGGGGTAGAGCATGTGATATTGCATTATGAGATTGGTCATGGCGAGCGTGTACGCACTCGTGAAGGTATTGAATGTAAGGTTGAGAAAAAAATTGGGGTAACCCCCGAAGGGTTACATGTTTATGCCTTAGAAGATGGCAGTGAAGCTGTTGAAAACGAACTCATTCCAGAAATTCGCGATGTTGGTGCCAAAGAGCGGCTAGCGACATTAAATTTGGTGCACCCGCAAGTTGTGCGCGCACGTATGCAAGGTTTAGCTCTAAGTCGCTTTGGCAAAAATGCTGGTGATGCTGCAATTTTGGGTACACGAGTGCAGTGGCTGCCGCATCAAGTTGATGTGGCAACGCGCGCTATAGCATCTGATCGCATTCGCTTATTACTCGCTGATGAAGTTGGTTTAGGTAAAACTGTTGAAGCAACCCTTATCTATGCGGGCTTACGTGCACTTAATCGCGCCAATCGGGTGTTAATTCTCACTCCTGATGCTTTATGCATTCAATGGTTAGGCGAAATTTATCGTAAAGCACACGAGCTTTTAGTGCTGCTTGATGAAGAACGTATCGATGATGCTCTGCAGGATTTTCCTGATCTCAGTCCATTTGAGGCGCATCAACGTATCGTAGCCTCTTTAGATCAAGTTGCCGCTGATCCTAAACTTATGCAACAAGCGGCAGCAGCTTCGTGGGACCTAGTTATTATTGATGAGGCCCATCATCTGCGATGGCGACCAGGTGGTGGTGGTAATCCGGCATATCATTTGGTTGAATCACTGTCGCGACAAACACAGCATCTGCTATTGCTTACCGCAACGCCAATGGCGCTTGATCCTGCTGAATATCATGCCCTGCTACGCTTATTAGATAATACCCGTTTCGATAATCCTGAAGACTTTAATGCCACTGCCAAGCGTATAGCTATCATTCGTGAAGTTGGTCAAGCTTTAGTCAAAGCAACCAGCGAGCAAACTGCCTTAACAAAAAATATCATAAAACAAGCCAAAGAGCTTTTAGCTGATGACACCGATGATAGTGCAGCTTTTAAAAAGTTTCTTTCATTAGATGCCACAACGGCATTACGTGCCGATGCTGCACAAGATATTTTGGGGCTCTTACGAGAGCGCCACGCTATTGCCGATTATGTTGTACGCAATCGTCGTGGCCCAGTAGGTGGCTTGCCTGAACGCCATGCTGAAACATTCGCGCTGACAGCTACGTCAGTACAAGATGTTTTAATAAATGTTGGCGAGAGTGTCATGCTCGAATTGGTGCAAACGATTGCTGAACCACGTGAGCGCTATACTAACCTAGGTGAATTATTACGTGCGTTATGGGCTACCCCACGCGCCTTAGCAGATATCTTGCAGCCCATCTCTCCTGAGTTGGTGAACGAACTTTTACCTTATATAAAACAAGTGACTGAATCACCACGCGATGAACAAGGCTTGCCGACTGGTGATGCGCGTTTGCGTTGGCTGGTTGAGATTATTCGCCAACAAGACGAAAATGAAAAACTTCTTGTTTTTGTTGAGAGTTCGATAGCCGTACGAGCTTTGCGCAGTGCGCTTGAACCATATTGTGGTAATGATATTGCTGTATTTCATCGTGGTTTAGCACCTCGCGATCAAGATCGACAAGTGGCTTGGTTTCGTGACCACCAAGGTCCGCCCATAATGCTTTCTACCGAAGCCGGTGGTGAAGGGCGCAATTTTCAATTTTGCCATAAAGTTGTACTTTACGATTTGCCTTGGCGACCCGCAACTATTGAACAACGCATAGGTCGTGTTGATCGCGTTGGACAAATGCAAGATGTGCGTGTGCTGGTTCCATATTTTCGTGGTGGATACGAAGCAGCAATTTTACGGGTTATGCAAGAATCTATTGGTGTGCTTGATAGCACGGTTGGCGGTATTGATCATGCTCTTGAGTATGTTAGTGATCGTATTGCCGATTTAATAATTACTGGCAGTGACGCCTCTGGTTGGAAAGCTCTTTATAACGACACTCATAAGTTAGTGGCCGAATCGCGAGAGCGAATAAATAATGATATTGATCCAATTCTCGACCATGCCAGTTTCTCAAAAGATAGAGTAAATACTATATTAGCTTTGGTACCTGAAGATCTTGAAGCGCAAACTGAACACTTTGTGCAAAGTTATGCTGGCCATAGTCGCTTGCACGTAAAACCTCAAGGTGGCCAGTTATTTTCAATAGATGGCGCTCCGAGTGCTGCGGGGCGTGATGATTATGAGTCTGGTTATGTTGCTACCTTCTCGCGTATTTACGCCCTTGACCATGAAGATGTTGAGTTTTGTTCTTTTGGGCATCCCTTGCTTGACCAAGCAACCCAATGGGCAACTGAGGCGCATGACCAAAGTGCGGCTTTAGCTATTTGTCGGGGTTATGCCAAAGAAGGCGCGGTCTTTTTGTGGTGTTTTGATTTAGATTTACCTGATGATGTCCCTGAATCTGCAACTTTCTTTCATAAGCGGTCATTTACTTTAGCTTTAGATGAGAATGGGCAGCGCGTACCTGAACTCGAAGATTTATTAACCTATTCAACGCGCCGATTAGATCGTATGGATCCCGCTCCATTGCGCAGCAGTAGCGAACGCTGGCGACGTCTGGTTGATGGTAATCATAGTATTGCTGAGAAAATGGCAAACGATACTGTTGATAAAATAGTGAAACGAGCCGCTACCCAAGCAGAAGAGGTACTAAATCATCGCGAACGGTATTTGCTCCGTTCACAAAAACGCGAACAGGCTGCTGTATCTGCAAAATCAAAAAATTACCAAATAATTATTGAAAGACACGAAAAAGAACGACAAACATTTGCCAAAGAACACCAACGCTTGCTAACTGCTGTGGCTAATGCACGTCCACACTTGGTCGCAGCGGTTGCCGTGCGTTTACTGCGCAGTCGTGATGTCTCGGCATGA